A window from Salvia miltiorrhiza cultivar Shanhuang (shh) chromosome 2, IMPLAD_Smil_shh, whole genome shotgun sequence encodes these proteins:
- the LOC131009794 gene encoding uncharacterized protein LOC131009794, protein MASSSNQVRYSRPEQINRPTVEISSYNNISYLSTVVQRLREIGGFALENTFRQGCFGDMLDWQPGQKCNAALHYIVSRHLQITRDNEDDEISFYINGRKVEFTPRDFALVTGLSFGDDPFDPEAEHDLSKARTFRKFCRSKPVAVRDLADRYFDTDNPVNDPDGGLYLRVAHLLVLHAFVLGVDVRRPVQSWTWKLVDDLPAFSRFPWGSCAYRSLNYRLKHSTIKKDCKKYHFYGPSWALFIWGLEKIPELGPALALCNAGVYPRFRRWTFVKTKLDGLQSYFESPENGIWEMVPDEYEAKTSYWLSVAGVNAGIGVRVPEPAVFGHRQPRQRYTGGDHNEDAPEHQPRRRSMRQDTGKRPRGQIVDTSSSSSHHDQSIGGDHPVDSGRRSHSHRAPRPRHEDAPAPSQWSDEDWQRMQHMMRESEERVARTVEDSLFRRIKRYFEDKFDAMRCRCSHSTDVHVPRPAPRSHSDRRREPQPEPDSDPAQPTSSEAPSHHQSPAHESPAREVGQTTGDAMHTPQWQHDPFGGPTSFGHVQTPHMGVHHMPTFEASSSYGGPRYSWAEPGTSSAYPFEPARSSAPILTQDEMHEYWKQFRGGVSEAVSEAVAVVPLSICAPEAPRRSRRERNPSAALRSPYVHSAVPRPVDSQYVDGFDRMMKAGNRGNYRTMSVAESEHPLPFSFWTTMQNTRRDLSSNAVDCYMMTMRSRLMRGDDLIDGVDARTTIVLDTELFKYFDDEFTQLKSAWREMFPAKAEGRFIFSDGVFATWQPHSKWMYMVHGQGVSSTHGSWMNATTLILPIHVCGRYITCRVDLLSGVCDIFDSQLFKTLAQPRFDVIAALYPLQCLLGKMLEVSQWFERTTIVNNPLENLQWRRLKIQYADENEQFQQPDQCSSGVFACMYVERLISGSPSLAWGNGHAADYRRKIGSSIYEFCIPASK, encoded by the exons ATGGCTTCTTCATCAAACCAA GTTCGTTATTCGAGGCCCGAGCAAATCAATCGTCCAACAGTTGAGATCAGTTCGTACAACAATATTAGTTACCTATCGACAGTAGTCCAGAGACTAAGAGAAATTGGCGGTTTTGCACTGGAGAATACGTTCAGGCAGGGGTGCTTTGGGGATATGTTGGATTGGCAGCCGGGCCAGAAGTGCAATGCTGCATTGCACTATATTGTCTCTCGTCATCTTCAGATCACGAGAGATAATGAGGATGATGAGATCTCCTTCTACATCAACGGGAGGAAGGTTGAGTTTACTCCGAGAGATTTCGCTCTCGTGACAGGATTGTCCTTTGGGGATGATCCTTTTGACCCCGAGGCTGAGCACGATCTGAGCAAGGCTCGGACATTTAGAAAATTTTGCCGCTCTAAGCCGGTGGCAGTGCGGGACCTAGCGGATAGATATTTCGACACCGACAATCCAGTAAATGACCCCGACGGCGGGTTGTACCTCCGTGTGGCCCACTtgttggtgctacacgcatttGTATTAGGAGTGGACGTGCGACGACCCGTGCAGTCCTGGACTTGGAAGCTGGTGGATGATTTGCCGGCCTTTTCCAGATTTCCTTGGGGATCGTGCGCGTATAGGAGCTTGAACTACAGGTTGAAGCACAGCACAATCAAAAAGGATTGTAaaaagtatcacttctacggtccttcttGGGCCCTATTCATTTGGGGTCTTGAGAAAATTCCCGAATTGGGCCCAGCCTTAGCCTTATGCAATGCGGGGGTTTACCCTAGATTTCGGAGGTGGACGTTCGTGAAGACCAAGTTGGATGGGTTACAGAGTTATTTTGAGTCTCCG gAGAACGGGATATGGGAGATGGTCCCCGATGAGTACGAGGCCAAGACATCTTACTGGCTATCGGTGGCAGGCGTCAATGCCGGGATAGGGGTTCGAGTACCAGAGCCGGCAGTCTTTGGTCATAGGCAGCCTCGGCAGCGCTACACTGGTGGGGACCACAACGAGGATGCTCCTGAGCATCAACCTCGGCGTCGCAGTATGAGACAGGATACTGGCAAGCGCCCGAGGGGACAAATAGTGGACACCTCATCGAGCAGCAGCCATCACGATCAGAGCATTGGGGGCGATCACCCCGTTGATTCTGGTCGAAGGTCTCACAGTCACAGAGCCCCGAGGCCTAGGCACGAGGATGCTCCTGCACCTTCACAGTGGAGCGATGAGGATTGGCAGCGCATGCAGCACATGATGCGCGAGAGTGAGGAACGGGTAGCGAGGACCGTGGAGGACAGCCTGTTCAGGAGGATTAAGAGATATTTCGAGGACAAGTTCGATGCTATGCGTTGCCGATGCTCGCATAGCACTGATGTTCACGTGCCCAGACCTGCTCCACGATCTCACTCTGACAGGAGACGCGAGCCCCAGCCCGAGCCCGACTCCGATCCGGCGCAGCCTACATCCTCAGAGGCCCCATCGCATCACCAATCCCCTGCACATGAGTCTCCTGCACGAGAGGTGGGACAGACTACTGGTGATGCCATGCACACCCCGCAGTGGCAGCATGATCCGTTTGGTGGCCCGACTAGTTTTGGGCATGTGCAGACTCCGCACATGGGTGTCCACCACATGCCCACATTCGAGGCGTCCAGTTCTTATGGTGGGCCACGCTACTCGTGGGCTGAGCCGGGCACGAGTTCAGCATACCCTTTTGAGCCGGCCCGTTCTTCGGCTCCGATCCTGACTCAAGATGAGATGCACGAGTATTGGAAGCAGTTTAGAGGG GGAGTTTCTGAGGCAGTTTCTGAGGCAGTAGCTGTTGTTCCCCTCAGTATTTGTGCACCGGAGGCTCCACGCAGAAGTCGCCGAGAACGGAACCCGTCGGCTGCACTTCGATCACCATACGTGCACAGCGCCGTGCCGAGACCCGTCGACTCACAGTATGTTGACGGGTTTGACCGTATGATGAAAGCTGGCAACCGTGGCAACTACCGGACGATGTCGGTGGCAGAGAGCGAACACCCTCTCCCGTTTAGCTTTTGGACCACTATGCAAAACACGAGGAGAGACCTCTCGTCCAAT GCTGTTGATTGCTACATGATGACGATGAGATCGAGGTTGATGAGGGGTGATGACTTGATAGACGGTGTTGATGCGAGGACCACCATCGTATTGGATACAGAGTTATTC AAATATTTCGATGATGAATTCACGCAGTTGAAGTCAGCGTGGCGGGAAATGTTTCCCGCGAAGGCAGAAGGGCGGTTTATATTTTCCGACGGAGTTTTTGCTACGTGGCAACCGCATTCCAAGTGGATGTATATGGTGCATGGGCAGGGGGTATCTTCGACTCATGGCTCTTGGATGAATGCCACAACG CTCATTTTGCCTATACATGTGTGTGGACGTTACATTACATGCCGAGTGGatttgctgagtggagtttgcGACATCTTCGATTCGCAGTTGTTCAAGACCCTGGCGCAGCCGCGCTTCGATGTGATCGCCGCCCTATATCCGCTGCAGTGCCTGTTGGGTAAGATGCTTGAAGTGTCCCAGTGGTTCGAAAGGACCACGATTGTCAACAACCCGTTGGAAAACCTCCAATGGCGAAGGTTGAAAATCCAATATGCCGACGAGAATGAGCAGTTTCAGCAGCCAGATCAATGCAGCTCCGGTGTTTTTGCGTGCATGTATGTGGAGCGTCTGATATCAGGCTCGCCGAGCCTTGCGTGGGGCAATGGGCACGCCGCCGACTATAGGCGCAAGATAGGCAGTAGCATCTACGAGTTTTGCATCCCCGCATCGAAATAG
- the LOC131010578 gene encoding bZIP transcription factor 44-like: MATSSGTTSSGSPPVQNWEGAMDQRKRKRMQSNRESARRSRMRKQKHLDDLMAQAAQLRKENAQILSSVGATTQHYVNVEAENSVLRAQMMELTHRLGSLNEILSYINSNSAAVGAGGCMFESEEFQQVGFGDGGAWNSMGLSHHPIMAEMFDY, encoded by the coding sequence atggcTACGTCAAGCGGGACAACGTCGTCCGGTTCGCCGCCGGTCCAGAATTGGGAGGGCGCGATGGACCAGCGGAAACGGAAGCGGATGCAATCGAACCGGGAGTCGGCGCGGCGGTCGCGGATGCGGAAGCAGAAGCACCTGGACGACCTGATGGCGCAGGCGGCGCAGCTGAGGAAGGAGAACGCGCAGATTCTGAGCAGTGTGGGCGCCACCACGCAACACTATGTGAATGTGGAGGCGGAGAATTCGGTGCTCAGAGCGCAGATGATGGAGCTCACGCATAGGCTGGGATCCCTCAATGAGATCTTGAGCTACATCAACTCCAACTCGGCCGCCGTCGGCGCCGGGGGCTGCATGTTTGAGTCCGAGGAGTTTCAGCAGGTGGGGTTTGGTGATGGCGGCGCGTGGAATTCCATGGGGCTGAGCCACCACCCAATCATGGCGGAGATGTTTGATTACTGA